A region of Polyangiaceae bacterium DNA encodes the following proteins:
- a CDS encoding sigma-54-dependent Fis family transcriptional regulator, translating into MNRPSVLLVDDEPLIRIALSDSLDESGLAVAAAANGAEGMRLIGSRHFDVAVLDLRLPDMSGLDLLRELGRRGASTDVVMITAHGDIPAAVEAMKLGARDFLTKPFETATLLETIQRYLKVRLAKSSSLTLAAPEPVCCGMVGGSPPMQELYRVIRAVADGGATILITGETGTGKELVANAIHTCSVRSKGPLVKLNCASIPEPLFESELYGHERGAFTGADRQRKGHFELADRGTLFLDEVDEIPMSLQAKLLRSIQEKEVQRLGSATPTRVDVRVVAASKVDLLGRVAAGRFREDLYYRLAVLPIRLPPLRERGEDVQLLAEHFLWCETRDAGKPAKTLSGAARNALGAHDWPGNVRELANVVARAVAMSPAESIEPAHLGLEASSSPTPRSTLSDSIQAEEDRRIDEALAQTNGRKAEAAELLGISRKTLWEKLKRREPR; encoded by the coding sequence ATGAACCGACCTTCCGTGCTGCTCGTGGACGACGAGCCCCTGATTCGCATCGCGCTCTCGGACTCGCTGGACGAGTCCGGGCTCGCGGTCGCGGCAGCGGCGAACGGCGCCGAGGGCATGAGGCTGATCGGCAGCCGCCACTTCGACGTCGCGGTGCTCGACCTGAGGCTGCCGGACATGAGCGGCCTCGACCTCTTGCGCGAGCTGGGGCGCCGCGGCGCCAGCACGGACGTGGTGATGATCACCGCGCACGGAGACATACCGGCAGCGGTCGAGGCGATGAAGCTGGGCGCGCGCGACTTCCTGACCAAGCCCTTCGAGACGGCCACCTTGCTGGAGACGATCCAGCGGTACCTGAAGGTACGCCTGGCGAAGAGCTCCAGCCTGACGCTCGCCGCGCCGGAGCCGGTGTGTTGCGGGATGGTCGGCGGGTCCCCGCCCATGCAGGAGCTCTACCGGGTGATCCGCGCGGTCGCGGACGGGGGAGCCACCATCCTGATCACCGGCGAGACGGGCACCGGCAAGGAGCTGGTGGCAAACGCCATCCACACCTGCAGCGTTCGGTCGAAGGGACCGCTGGTGAAGCTGAACTGCGCGTCCATCCCGGAACCTCTGTTCGAGTCGGAGCTCTACGGCCACGAGCGCGGAGCCTTCACGGGGGCGGACCGGCAGCGCAAGGGGCACTTCGAGCTGGCCGACCGTGGCACGTTGTTCCTGGACGAGGTCGACGAGATCCCGATGTCGCTCCAGGCCAAGCTGCTGCGCTCGATCCAGGAGAAGGAGGTGCAACGCCTGGGCTCCGCGACCCCGACCCGAGTGGACGTGCGGGTCGTCGCCGCGAGCAAGGTCGATCTCCTGGGCAGGGTAGCCGCGGGTCGGTTCCGGGAGGATCTCTACTATCGCCTGGCGGTGCTGCCCATCCGGCTGCCGCCGCTCCGCGAGCGCGGCGAGGACGTGCAGCTCTTGGCGGAGCACTTCCTGTGGTGCGAAACCCGCGACGCAGGCAAGCCAGCGAAGACGCTGAGCGGCGCCGCACGCAACGCGCTCGGCGCGCATGACTGGCCAGGCAACGTCCGCGAGCTGGCGAACGTCGTTGCGCGCGCCGTCGCCATGAGCCCCGCAGAGTCGATCGAGCCCGCGCACCTCGGCCTTGAGGCGAGCTCGAGCCCGACCCCGCGGAGCACCCTGTCCGACTCAATCCAGGCCGAAGAAGACCGGCGGATCGACGAGGCGCTCGCCCAGACCAACGGTCGGAAGGCGGAGGCGGCAGAGTTGCTTGGGATCAGCCGGAAGACGCTG
- a CDS encoding PhnD/SsuA/transferrin family substrate-binding protein has product MLTRRPRSGGTTWSRRRLLAGGCALLGVLGCGREEPDVRVDLSRRGEPEPSVPGPTLRFAVGTMLSPRETARAYRQLGDYLESRTGHRVEVVQRRGYSETNALLDNWEADFGFVCTGAYVALKGRAELLAVPVVGGKSTYASLIVARKSDPARDVTDLAGDRFAYVDPLSLSGRIYPEWFARKAAGGERAPFSETVYSHSHTGSVDLVTSGRVRAAGVDSLIFEQLAKSEPGRVESLRVLHRSPEFGIPPFVAGPKLTPALRALLRTALLEAHLHPAGTAVLDALGFERFASGDPKAYEGVAAMHRAVVVAGGFGTP; this is encoded by the coding sequence ATGTTGACCCGACGCCCGCGCTCCGGGGGGACGACCTGGTCACGCCGCCGTCTGCTCGCCGGCGGGTGCGCGCTGCTCGGCGTGCTCGGTTGCGGGCGGGAAGAACCCGACGTTCGCGTCGATCTGAGCCGGCGTGGCGAGCCGGAGCCCAGCGTGCCGGGCCCGACCCTGAGGTTCGCCGTCGGCACCATGCTGTCGCCGCGCGAGACGGCCAGGGCCTACCGTCAGCTGGGGGACTACCTCGAGTCGCGCACAGGGCACCGAGTCGAGGTCGTGCAGCGGCGCGGCTACTCCGAGACCAACGCCCTGCTCGACAACTGGGAGGCCGACTTCGGCTTCGTCTGCACCGGCGCGTACGTCGCGCTCAAGGGTCGCGCGGAGCTTCTGGCGGTCCCGGTGGTCGGGGGGAAGTCGACCTATGCGTCACTGATCGTCGCGCGTAAGAGCGACCCCGCGCGCGACGTGACGGACCTGGCCGGCGACCGCTTCGCCTACGTGGATCCCCTGTCGCTGAGCGGGCGGATCTACCCGGAATGGTTCGCTCGCAAAGCCGCCGGGGGTGAGCGCGCGCCGTTTTCGGAGACGGTCTATTCGCACTCGCACACTGGCTCGGTGGACCTGGTGACCAGCGGGCGCGTACGGGCCGCGGGCGTGGACAGCCTGATCTTCGAGCAACTCGCCAAGTCCGAGCCCGGCCGCGTCGAGTCGCTGAGAGTGCTGCATCGCTCGCCCGAGTTCGGCATTCCCCCGTTCGTCGCGGGGCCCAAGCTCACGCCCGCTCTGCGCGCGCTGCTTCGTACGGCGCTCCTCGAGGCCCACCTGCACCCCGCCGGGACGGCCGTCCTCGACGCGTTGGGCTTCGAGCGTTTCGCATCCGGAGACCCCAAGGCCTACGAGGGTGTCGCCGCGATGCACCGCGCGGTGGTGGTGGCCGGGGGTTTCGGGACGCCATGA
- a CDS encoding HAMP domain-containing protein — protein MRAVPLRLRLLLTLLVPLAVYAPVTVAIVYRAVRTAIAEHVDARGVALASQLAAVTVDELLTGERYAAERRMADVVGSQRDIAYAFVVGSDDAVLAHTFPGGFPLDLLAAHKSPRDGRAALLVRLGDRDVHDLVAPVLGGVAGHVHVGVSTESATVTSREVLSRLSLVGVSVVVTGLILTFALSSRILRRIRRVADAAEEIGEGRLTARVRDPGEDEIGRLATAFDRMAERLDSAHAERERTFQRLAHSEKLWAVGRLAAGVAHEINNPLSGVLHCVEALQKNDRDETKRKAYYDLVVDGVGRAQRVVRQLLEYSKQHELSPTEVELGLLVPKVLELLAPSFEQARVRLSFDSQPKLPLVRADVHAIEQVILNLVLNAIDAMPSGGDLDVSVRRRKDFVIVRIEDDGCGIAPESIGRIFDPFYTTKSGGGGSGLGLSVSLGIIERHGGTIEVESEPGAGTAFEVILPLAGPDFLDAREPRAPAS, from the coding sequence ATGAGAGCCGTCCCCCTGCGCCTGCGCCTGCTCCTGACGTTGCTGGTGCCTCTTGCGGTCTACGCGCCGGTCACGGTCGCCATCGTGTACCGCGCCGTGAGGACGGCGATCGCCGAGCACGTCGACGCGCGCGGAGTGGCCCTGGCGAGTCAGCTCGCCGCGGTCACGGTCGACGAGCTACTGACGGGTGAACGGTACGCCGCCGAGCGGCGCATGGCGGACGTCGTGGGCTCGCAGCGCGACATCGCCTACGCCTTCGTCGTCGGGAGCGACGACGCGGTGCTCGCTCACACCTTCCCCGGCGGATTTCCCCTGGACCTGCTCGCCGCGCACAAGAGCCCACGCGACGGTCGGGCCGCGTTGCTCGTGCGTTTGGGCGATCGCGACGTCCACGATCTGGTCGCGCCCGTCCTGGGCGGCGTGGCTGGGCACGTGCACGTCGGGGTCTCGACCGAGTCCGCCACGGTGACGTCTCGTGAGGTGCTGTCGAGGCTCTCGCTGGTCGGTGTGAGCGTCGTGGTCACGGGCCTCATCCTCACCTTCGCGCTCTCGTCTCGGATCTTGCGGCGGATCCGGCGAGTGGCCGACGCCGCCGAAGAGATCGGCGAGGGCAGGCTGACCGCCCGCGTGCGCGACCCGGGCGAAGACGAGATCGGACGGCTCGCGACCGCCTTCGATCGCATGGCCGAGCGCCTCGATTCGGCGCACGCGGAGCGCGAAAGGACCTTTCAGAGGCTGGCTCACTCCGAGAAGCTCTGGGCCGTGGGGCGGCTCGCTGCCGGCGTCGCCCACGAGATCAACAACCCCCTCTCCGGTGTGCTCCACTGCGTGGAGGCCTTGCAGAAGAACGACCGCGACGAGACCAAGCGAAAGGCCTACTACGACTTGGTCGTGGACGGAGTCGGTCGCGCCCAACGCGTGGTTCGCCAGCTCCTCGAGTACTCGAAGCAGCACGAGCTCTCGCCCACGGAGGTCGAGCTGGGCCTCTTGGTCCCGAAGGTGCTCGAGCTCCTGGCGCCGTCCTTCGAACAGGCGCGCGTGCGGCTCTCGTTCGACAGCCAGCCGAAACTCCCGTTGGTTCGCGCCGACGTCCATGCCATCGAGCAGGTGATCCTCAACCTGGTGCTGAACGCCATCGACGCGATGCCGAGCGGCGGAGACCTCGACGTCAGCGTGCGTCGCCGCAAAGACTTCGTGATCGTGCGCATCGAGGACGACGGCTGCGGCATCGCACCGGAGTCCATCGGCAGGATCTTCGATCCTTTCTACACGACCAAGTCTGGCGGTGGTGGCTCCGGCCTGGGCCTCTCGGTCAGTCTGGGGATCATCGAGCGCCATGGTGGAACCATCGAGGTAGAGTCCGAGCCGGGCGCGGGGACCGCGTTCGAGGTGATCTTGCCCCTGGCCGGGCCCGACTTCCTGGATGCCAGAGAGCCGAGGGCACCCGCGTCATGA